A genomic stretch from Falco naumanni isolate bFalNau1 chromosome 4, bFalNau1.pat, whole genome shotgun sequence includes:
- the SKIDA1 gene encoding LOW QUALITY PROTEIN: SKI/DACH domain-containing protein 1 (The sequence of the model RefSeq protein was modified relative to this genomic sequence to represent the inferred CDS: deleted 1 base in 1 codon) yields MGDLKSGFEEVDGVRLGYLIIKGKQMFALSQVFTDLLKNIPRTTVHKRMDHLKVKKHHCDLEELRKLKAINSIAFHAAKCTLISREDVEALYTSCKTERVLKTKRRKISRALSPTDLRPELAPTDPFSGFWKENKLWLGLNDSPRPLLPVRRKALRPGDTALLPASHLPHIFSKYTGHSYPEIARAPCKPPVNYETAPAVGNCASLRARRPPAARPPPAAAARPRLPAAGPPPPPARCRRRRHGAAAAAVALGPPGGARRPLAAPRPCRPRGAPRLPLPRGFGPPPPAFPESGSSDSESSCCSGRAAHDSDCGSSLSSSSEGSSEEEEDEEEEEDEEGSGASDSSEVSSEEEEEEEEEEEEEEEEDSTSDSDSSSVSSQVSVQSIRFRRTSFCSPPGVVHANFLYHLAAAAAPRPPAPAPAAAPAEPGGPPALRGAPGGVKPELPEEWGRPGWAPTAPALRCSGGLGSCFAEIRDDRVSEITFPHSEFSNNAKSTDLTINCVAKGASSPSPKTNNAFPQQRILREARKCLQATTTHRADNNTIAARFLNNDSSSAAANSEKDSKIPHCIEFATDLPSLQTDPEEDAASPGAAAAAELQCTDTGNKALPFLHSIKIKIEDSSANDEYEPDLTTHKLKCECNDTKDEFYGVTESNNQDALLTAKEDSACTEKETTSLNPLTQSQVLSCTLGTPKPEDGEYKFGARVRKNYRTLVLGKRPVLQTPPVKPNLKSARSPRPTGKIETHEGTLDDFTVNNRRKRVASNVASAVKRPFNFMANFPCPPSLIIGNDGDLLPAYSLNTTKDSQPPHKAHPVWKWQLGGSAIPLPPSHKFRKFN; encoded by the exons ATGGGAGACCTGAAGTCGGGTTTTGAAGAGGTGGATGGCGTGAGGCTCGGCTACCTCATCattaaaggaaagcaaatgtttgcACTCTCCCAGGTTTTTACAGACCTACTCAAAAACATCCCGCGAACTACCGTGCACAAGCGAATGGatcatttaaaagtaaaaaagcatCACTGCGACCTGGAGGAGTTGAGAAAACTCAAAGCCATCAACTCCATCGCTTTCCACGCCGCCAAATGCACCCTGATCTCCAGAGAGGACGTGGAAGCCCTGTACACATCCTGCAAAACCGAACGGGTTCTTAAGACGAAACGGAGGAAAATCAGCCGGGCGCTGTCACCCACCGACCTCCGGCCGGAGCTCGCACCCACCGACCCCTTCTCCGGCTTCTGGAAGGAGAACAAACTTTGGCTGGGATTGAATGACTCTCCTCGGCCCCTGCTGCCCGTCCGGAGGAAAGCCCTGCGTCCGGGGGACACAGCCTTGCTACCGGCCTCTCATCTACCTCACATTTTTAGTAAATACACTGGCCACAGCTACCCAGAAATCGCTCGGGCGCCTTGCAAACCCCCCGTAAACTATGAAACGGCGCCGGCGGTGGGCAACTGCGCGTCcctccgcgcccgccgcccgcccgcagcccgccccccgcccgccgccgcagcccggccgcggctcccggccgccggccccccgcccccgcccgcccgctgccgccgccgccgccacggggcggccgccgccgccgtcgcGCTGGGC CCCCCCGGCGGCGCCCGCCGGCCCCTGGCCGCGCCGAGGCCCtgccggccccgcggcgccccgcggctgccgctgccccgCGGCTtcgggccgccgccgcccgccttCCCCGAGAGCGGCAGCAGCGACTCGGAGTCCAGCTGCTGCTCCGGCCGCGCCGCCCACGACTCGGACTGCGGCTCCAGCCTCTCCAGCTCCAGCGAGGGCAGctcggaggaggaggaggacgaggaggaggaggaggacgaggagGGCAGCGGCGCCTCGGACTCCAGCGAGGTCAGctcggaggaggaggaggaggaagaggaggaggaagaggaggaggaggaggaggacagcacCTCGGACTCCGACTCCAGCTCGGTCTCCAGCCAGGTCTCGGTGCAGAGCATCCGCTTCAGGCGCACCAGCTTCTGCAGCCCGCCCGGCGTGGTCCACGCCAACTTCTTGTACCATctggcggccgccgccgccccccgccccccggccccggccccggccgcggccccggcggaGCCCGGCGGGCCGCCCGCCCTCCGCGGCGCTCCCGGCGGAGTCAAGCCGGAGCTGCCGGAGGAGTGGGGCCGCCCCGGCTGGGCTCCCACCGCCCCGGCGCTGCGCTGCTCCGGCGGCCTGGGGAGCTGCTTCGCGGAGATAAGAGATGACAGGGTATCCGAGATCACATTCCCACACTCTGAATTTTCCAATAATGCCAAGAGTACTGACCTAACAATTAACTGTGTTGCAAAGGGGGCCTCTTCACCTAGCCCAAAGACAAACAATGCATTTCCACAACAAAGAATACTCAGAGAGGCAAGGAAATGCCTTCAAGCAACTACTACACACCGTGCAGATAACAATACAATAGCTGCTAGGTTCTTAAATAATGATTCTTCATCAGCGGCAGCAAATTCAGAGAAAGATTCCAAAATCCCTCATTGTATTGAATTTGCCACGGATTTGCCCTCTTTACAAACTGATCCTGAGGAGGATGCTGCTTctccaggggcagcagcagcagctgagctccaGTGCACTGATACAGGCAATAAGGCATTGCCATTCCTGCACAGcattaaaatcaaaatagagGACAGCAGTGCGAACGACGAGTATGAGCCTGATCTTACAACACATAAGCTAAAGTGTGAGTGCAATGATACTAAGGATGAGTTTTACGGTGTGACTGAGAGTAATAACCAGGACGCTTTATTAACAGCCAAGGAAGATTCTGCATGCACTGAGAAAGAAACCACTTCCTTAAACCCGCTGACTCAGAGTCAGGTCCTCTCATGCACTTTAGGTACTCCAAAACCTGAGGATGGGGAGTATAAATTTGGAGCAAGGGTGAGAAAAAATTACAGGACACTGGTTTTGGGAAAGCGACCTGTACTGCAGACTCCTCCAGTCAAACCAAATTTGAAATCAGCTCGAAGCCCACGTCCTACAGGTAAAATCGAGACACATGAAGGAACACTGGATGATTTTACAGTTAACAATAGACGCAAAAGGGTAGCCAGCAATGTAGCATCAGCAGTGAAAAGGCCATTTAATTTCATGGCAAATTTTCCCTGTCCACCATCACTAATTATTGGCAATGATGGGGATTTGTTGCCAGCTTATTCCTTAAACACCACTAAGGATTCCCAACCACCTCACAAGGCCCATCCTGTATGGAAATGGCAGCTGGGCGGTTCTGCAATACCTCTTCCACCTAGCCACAAATTCAggaaatttaattaa